A section of the Castanea sativa cultivar Marrone di Chiusa Pesio chromosome 12, ASM4071231v1 genome encodes:
- the LOC142619783 gene encoding pentatricopeptide repeat-containing protein At1g77405-like, with protein MITSRPLCQNHNSVVNQVVATIIKNRPFDAQLAASTTTQPWTVESVTQVLRSIPRFLFRSPRSIGRQTGFRHRAPLKQRKLKEESYKQHNNVLVLGPAAHRDPQKVNLGLDKAMEFYYWVENHFGFAHNEITCKEMACVLAKGNRLKALWEFLNEMSRRGNGGLVTTATVTCLIKVLGEEGLVNEALAAFYRMKQLHCKPDVYAYNTIIYALCRVGNFKKARFLLEQMELPGFRCPPDTYTYTILISSYCKYSLQTGCRKAIRKRMWEANHLFRIMLFKGFVPDVVTYNSLINGCCKTYRIERALELFQDMNERGCIPNQVTYNSFIRYYSAVNEIDKAVEMLRKMQEMNHGMPTSSSYTPIIHALCEAGRVLEARNFLVELVDGGLIPREYTYKLVCDTLNCGEKINLLDEELHKRINEGIEKRYMQVMKVKPIMTRKGYPSAVEV; from the coding sequence ATGATCACGTCAAGGCCACTATGTCAGAACCACAATTCTGTAGTAAACCAAGTAGTAGCTACTATTATCAAAAACCGACCCTTTGATGCCCAGCTCGCTGCCTCAACCACCACTCAACCATGGACCGTGGAATCAGTTACCCAAGTCCTAAGGTCTATTCCAAGGTTCCTCTTCCGATCCCCTCGCTCCATTGGTCGCCAAACCGGTTTCCGACACCGTGCACCTTTGAAACAACGTAAACTTAAAGAAGAATCCTATAAACAACACAACAATGTTCTTGTTCTTGGCCCTGCTGCTCACAGAGACCCCCAGAAGGTCAACTTAGGATTGGACAAAGCAATGGAGTTCTACTACTGGGTTGAGAACCATTTTGGGTTTGCCCACAACGAGATTACTTGTAAAGAGATGGCCTGTGTGTTGGCCAAAGGGAATAGATTGAAAGCTCTTTGGGAATTTTTGAATGAAATGTCAAGAAGAGGGAATGGTGGGCTTGTGACCACTGCTACTGTTACCTGTTTGATAAAAGTTCTAGGAGAGGAAGGGTTGGTCAATGAAGCGTTGGCTGCATTTTATAGGATGAAGCAGTTACATTGTAAACCGGATGTTTATGCGTATAACACGATTATTTATGCTCTTTGTAGAGTAGGGAACTTCAAGAAGGCAAGGTTTTTGTTGGAGCAGATGGAATTGCCGGGTTTCAGATGCCCACCTGATACATATACGTACACAATATTGATTAGTTCATATTGTAAGTATAGCTTGCAAACTGGGTGTAGGAAGGCTATTAGGAAAAGGATGTGGGAAGCAAACCATTTGTTTCGGATTATGCTTTTCAAGGGATTTGTTCCTGATGTTGTGACGTACAATTCTTTGATTAATGGTTGTTGTAAGACTTACCGGATCGAGAGGGCTTTGGAGTTGTTTCAAGATATGAATGAAAGGGGTTGTATTCCCAACCAGGTTACTTATAATTCTTTTATTAGATACTATAGTGCAGTAAATGAAATTGATAAGGCTGTTGAGATGTTAAGGAAGATGCAAGAAATGAATCATGGAATGCCTACTTCAAGTTCATATACCCCAATTATACATGCTCTCTGTGAAGCAGGAAGGGTTTTGGAGGCCCGGAATTTTCTTGTTGAGTTGGTTGATGGAGGTTTGATACCTAGAGAATATACTTATAAACTAGTCTGTGATACTTTGAACTGTGGGGAGAAGATCAACTTGCTTGATGAAGAACTGCATAAGAGAATAAACGAAGGTATAGAAAAGAGATATATGCAAGTAATGAAGGTAAAGCCAATTATGACCCGCAAAGGATATCCTAGTGCGGTTGAAGTATGA
- the LOC142620485 gene encoding uncharacterized protein LOC142620485 translates to MELSPPRAVNEVQSLNGKIAALNKFVSRATDKCLPFFRTLKRSFEWKNECQKAFEDLKVYLSALPLLSPSMPGEELFMYLAVSSTAISAALIREEDKVQRPMYFISRALRGAEERYPQMEKLTFALVTAARKLKPYFQAHTINVLTDKPLRKAMSSPEVAERMALWAIELSEFDIRYQSRAAMKGQILADFIAEFTIIKDRGAEETPMWRVHTDGSSNKHARGAGVILHTPEGDKIECMICLDFSTPNNEAEYKALISGLDLAIAAGAKSMVVYSDSQVVTNQVNGSYKCKNERMKRYGILRVLVSNNEKQFDNDTFRDFCSQLRIKNHYSSPAHPQANGQAYRTTARTPTGEMPFRLAYVSEAIIPAEVGLTSYRVENYDKSKNDEQMRLQLDLVDEVRAAAEQRLVRYQDLMAKHYNSKVRHRDIQVGDLVLRRVLGATKDASQGKLGPN, encoded by the exons ATGgaactatctcctccaaggGCGGTAAACGAAGTACAAAGTTTGAacgggaagatagcagccttgaaCAAATTCGTATCAAGGGCGACAGACAAATGCCTCCCTTTCTTTCGCACACTGAAAAGATCATTTGAATGGAAAAacgagtgccaaaaggcatttgaagatttaaagGTGTATCTCTCCGCTCTGCCGTTGCTTAGCCCATCTATGCCGGGGGAAgaattgttcatgtaccttgccgtctcctCAACGGCGATCAGTGCAGCTCTtattagagaagaagataaggtacAAAGGCCCATGTATTTTATAAGCCGGGcactgagaggagcagaagaaagGTACCCTCAGATGGAAAAACTCACATTCGCACTAGTGACCGCAGCACGAaaactcaaaccatactttcaagcgCATACCATAAATGTCTTGACAGATAAACCCTTACGAAAGGCAATGAGTAGTCCCGAAGTTGCCGAACGGATGGCGCTATGGGCGATTGAGCTGAGTGAGTTTGATATTCGATACCAATCACGGGCAGCcatgaaaggacaaatattggcagacttcatcgctGAATTCACTATCATAAAAGATCGGGGGGCAGAGGAGACGCCTATGTGGAGAGTCCATACAGATGGATCTTCCAATAAACATGCTAGAGGTGCCGGAGTtatactccacaccccggagggagataagatcgaatgcatgatctGTCTGGACTTCTCTACCCCCAACAACGAGGCGGAATATAAGGCCTTGATATCAGGACTGGACCTTGCAATAGCTGCAGGAGCTAAGAGTATGGTCGTATACTCTGATTCTCAAGTCGTGACCAACCAGGTTAACGGGAGCTATAAGtgcaagaatgaaaggatgaaaag GTATGGAATTCTAAGGGTGCTGGTTTCGAACAACGAaaaacaattcgacaacgacacattcagagacttttgttccCAACTtaggatcaagaatcactactcgtcacctGCCCACCCGCAGGCCAATggacag gcatacaggacaacggcGAGAACACCGACAGGGGAAATGCCGTTTCGATTGGCATATGTTAGTGAGGCCATTATACCGGCAGAAGTAGGTCTAACAAGCTACCGGGTGGAGAATTACGACAAAAGCAAAAATGATGAACAGATGCGCTTACAACTCGATCTTGTGGATGAAGTCAGGGCCGCAGCAGAGCAGAGACTAGTGCGATACCAGGACCTGATggcaaagcattacaactccaaggtcagGCACAGGGACATCCAGGTGGGAGATTTGGTCTTAAGAAGAGTACTCGGCGCTACAAAAGATGCCTCCCAAgggaagctaggacctaactag
- the LOC142620486 gene encoding uncharacterized protein LOC142620486, with protein MARLDNPSIRFSEEDAQCLHHPHDDAFVVSIRAGDYNMHRVLVDNGSLADILYYPAFQQMGIGRERLIPTNAPLVGFGGTRVYPLGIVTLSVTVGDYPRQITEDVVFLVVDCSSAYNAILRRPTLNAWKAVTSTYHLIVKFPTEYGVGEQCRN; from the coding sequence ATGGCGCGACTTGATAACCCCAGCATTAGGTTTTCGGAAGAAGATGCGCAatgccttcaccacccacatgacgacgcgTTTGTCGTCAGCATACgggcaggggactacaacatgcatcgagttttggttGATAACGGAAGCTTAGCGGATATCCTTTACTACCCagcattccagcaaatggggattggtaGAGAACGACTGATCCCAACAAATGCACCACTCGTTGGCTTCGGAGGAACAAGGGTCTACCCTTTGGGTATCGTTACATTGTCTGTGACGGTCGGAGACTACCCCCGGCAAATAACCGAGGATGTAGTTTTTCTTGTGGTCGACTGCTCTTCTGCCTATAACGCCATCCTCAGAcggcccactctcaatgcatggaaggctgtaACCTCGACCTACCATTTAATAGTCAAATTCCCTACCGAATACGGAGTTGGAGAGCAGTGCAGAAATTAG
- the LOC142620487 gene encoding uncharacterized protein LOC142620487, producing the protein MDVMMNAFKGRVSSDLDDLVQRTDSPFTTLLQGVSDEIMCRAFPTTLKGPTRIWYKRLTPNLISTFKELGAQFVSHFIGGHRYKKSIACLMSIKQREDKTLRSYISGFNKEALSIDEADDKILVAAFTNGLRKGKFLFSLYKNDLKTMSDVLYRATKHMNAEDALLA; encoded by the exons atggatgtgatgatgaatgccTTCAAGGGTCGAGTGTCCAGCGACCTCGATGACTTGGTCCAGCGAACTGATTCGCCTTTCACAACACTT CTTCAAGGTGTGTCggatgagatcatgtgcagggcCTTCCCCACTACGTTGAAGGGACCTACGAGGATATGGTACAAAAGACTGACACCGAATCTGATCAGCACTTTCAAGGAGTTAGGCGCTCAATTCGTTTCACACTTTATTGGAGGCCACCGATACAAGAAGTCCATAGCCTGTTTGATGAGTATTAAGCAACGGGAAGACAAGACGCTAAGGTCATACATATCCGGCTTCAACAAAGAGGCTCTTTCGATAGATGAAGCGGACGACAAGATACTGGTAGCAGCTTTCACAAACGGGctgcggaagggtaagttcctattttcCTTATATAAGAATGACCTGAAGACAATGTCAGATGTGCTCTACAGGGCAACGAAGCACATGAATGCAGAAGATGCATTGCTGGCCTGA